Genomic segment of Limnohabitans sp. INBF002:
AACTGGGGGTGGGCCATGGTGTGCGCTCAATAAGATTTAGGCATGCCCAACACGTGCTCGCCCACATAAGACAAGATCAAGTTGGTCGAGATCGGTGCCACTTGGTAGAGACGTGTCTCGCGGAATTTGCGCTCAATGTCGTACTCGGCGGCAAAGCCAAATCCACCGTGCGTTTGCAAACACACATTGGCGGCTTCCCACGACGCATCGGCCGCAAGCAATTTAGACATATTGGCCTCGGCCCCGCACGGCAGACCGGCATCGAACAAACGCGCGGCTTCATAGCGCATCAAGCTGGCCGCTTCGACGTTGATGTGCGCTTTGGCAATCGGGAATTGAATGCCCTGGTTGTGTGCAATCGCGCGGCCAAACACCACGCGTTCCTTTGCATACTGGGTGGCTCGGTCAACAAACCAATAGCCGTCACCGATACATTCAGCAGCAATCAAAATGCGCTCGGCATTCAACCCATCCAGAATGTATTTCAGGCCCAAGCCTTCTTCGCCAATGCGGTTCTCGACAGGGATACGCAAGTTATCGATGAAGATTTCATTCGTCTCATGGTTGACCATGTTGCGAATGGGTTTGACCGTGATGGTCTTGCCGACCTCTTCACGCAAGTCCACCAAGAACACCGACAAGCCTTCTGACTTTTTCTTCACTTCAGACAGCGGCGTGGTGCGGGCCAACAGCAACATGTAGTCGGAGTGCTGCAAACGCGAGGTCCACACCTTTTGACCATTGACGACATAGTGGTCACCTTGGCGCACCGCGACTGTTTTGAGCTGGGTGGTGTCCGAGCCCGTGGTTGGCTCCGTGACTGCCATCGACTGCATGCGCAACTCACCTGAAGCAATCTTGGGCAACAGAGCTTCTTTTTGCGCCTTTGAACCATGACGCACGACACAACCCATCACGTACATCTGGCCGTGGCAGGCGCCTGAATTGCCGCCAGCACGGTTGATCTCTTCCATGATCACGCTGGCCTCGGTCAGGCTCAAGTTGGACCCGCCGTATTCCTCAGGAATCAGAGCAGACAACCAACCTGCATCGGTCAAGGCGGTGACAAACTTTTCAGGAAACGCCCTGGCCTCGTCTATCTCTTGCCAGTAACGCGAGTCAAAGGCGGACACCACTTGGCGCACACCTTCGCGCAATTCGGGAAAATCATTTCGGCTCATGGTTTATTTACTCGGTGTGGTGAACATTTGGCCACCGTCCACGTTGATGACACTGCCGCTCAGATAGCCGCACAACGGTGAGGCACAAAAGGCTGTCAACTTGGCAATCTCATCGGGTTCGGCCAGACGACCAAACGGCAAAGCCAAGGTCAGTTCATGCCAACGCGAGGCGTCTCCCAACTTGGTGGTGGCTTGCTGCTGCAACATGCCCTGCATGCGGTCACTCCGGGTGGGCGAAGGGTTGATGCCGAACACGCGCACACCTTGGCGCACCGTGCCACCGCCCAGACCTTGGGTGAAAGCGATGAGCGCCGCATTGGCCGCTGAGCCGCAGATGTATTCATAGCGCGGTGCCGCACCGGCCATGCCGATGATGTTGGCAATCACACCCTTGCCGCGTTTTTCCATGCTGGGCAAATATGCGCGCGTCAGGTTGATGTAGCTGTAGAGCTTGAGCTCCCATGCCTGACGCCAGCGCTCTTCGGTGATGTCGTGGATGTTGCCGCCTGGAATCGCGCCCGCATTGTTCACCAACACATCAATATCACCCACCTGTTGGCATAACTTTTCCGCGGAACCAGGCAAGCCCAAATCAGCCTCAAACACCTCGGGAGTGATGTGGTGTGCAGCTTCAATGGCTTGCACCGCATGGGCCAAGTTGGCGCGATCACGCGACACCAAAACAGGCTTGGCGCCTTCGGCCGCGAACGCTTGCGCAATCGCCAAACCAATGCCTTTGGATCCACCCGTGATAAGGACGCGCTGTCCTGTCAGTTCTAAATTCATCGTCGGCTCTCTTTAAGAAGTTGGGATCAGTTGGATGGGGCTGGCACTTGGGCCGAATACCACTGGGCCATTTTTTCGCCGGTGACAAAACACACCTCAGGCGTTGCCATCAAAAGGTCGAGCATTCTTTCGAAGCTCTCGAAACGGTGAGGCACACCGATCAAATGCGGATGCAAGCCAAGCGACAGCACCCGTGGTTGGATCGCACATTCACGCTTGAACAAACGCAAGGTGTTGGACAAGCGTTGGAACATTTCGTCTGACGCATGTTTTTCGATCGCGTAGATGATGGAGTCGTTGACTTCGAGGTTGTAAGGCAAGGACATGAGTGGGCCGTTCTTGGTGTGCATCCAATGCGGCACATCGTCCACCACCCAATCGAACACGTACTCAACGCCCAACTTCTTCAAAATATCGGGGGTGTCGTGCGACTCACGCAAACCCGGGCTTAGCCAACCTTTGGGGCGTTTGCCCGTGAACGACTCGATCATGTCCAAGCTGGTCGAGATCAATGCCTCTTCGCCCTCCGCATGGTTGAGCGCCTTTTGATGCACGCCATGACCGATGAATTCCCAGCCGGCTTGGTGCATGGCTTCTGCCGCACGTGGATAGGCTTGAATCACACCCGCGTTAAAGCTGGTGGACGCAGGCAAGCCACGGCTGTGAATGGCATTGATGATGCGCGGCAAGCCTGCGCGCATACCGTAGTCGACCCAACTGAAGTTGGGCACGTCAGGCACAGTTTCTTTGCCATGTGGCGGCGTGATGATGGTGCGCGGCATGCTGGCATCAAACTGCCAGTGCTCCACGTTGACCACCAAGTGAACCAAGATGGCACCTTCTTTGGGCGCCGCCAGCTGTGGGCCTTCGTTAGAAAACCGATAAGGGATGCGAGGATTAGCCATGGGTGTGTCGGATGAGGTTGAGAATGTCGAGCTTCATGGCGCTGAAAGCCTCACTCGCCGTGTCAGCCACCGTGCGGGGACGCGCCAAGGGCACATTGATTTTGGATTGGATGCGACCAGGTCGTGCAGACATGACATAGATGGTGCTGGCCAAGAAAATGGCTTCGTCAATGTCATGTGTGACAAAGATGATGGTGGGCTTGAGCTTTTGCCACACCGACAACAACAGCTCTTGCATGGTGAGTCGGGTCTGCGCATCCAACGCGCCAAAGGGTTCGTCCATCAGCAACACACGTGAACCCAAGGTCAAAATGCGCGCAATGCCCACGCGTTGACGCATGCCCCCTGACAGCTGCACGGGCAAGTGATTTTTGAAATCATGCAAACCCACGATGCTGAGCATTTCATTGGCACGCTCCTCATACTCAGCCTTCGGAAGGCCTTGCATTTGAGGACCAAAAATAACGTTCTCCCATACTGTCAACCAAGGAAACAAAGCGGCCTCTTGAAACACCACGCCACGCTCAGGGCCTGGCGCTTGCACCGCTTGCTGGTTGACCTGCAAGATGCCCGAACTGGGCAACTCGAAACCTGCAATCAGGTTGAGCAACGTGGACTTGCCGCAACCCGAGGGGCCGAGCAACGCCACAAACTCACCCGGAGGCACGTCGAGGTCAATGTGATCAAGTGCCTTGACAGGCGGTTGACCAGGATAAGTTTTGCAAAGATCTTGAACAGTGATATTGGACATAAGAATTTCAGTGACTTTGCAAAATACGCCAGACCAGAACCTTGCGTTCGATGAACACAATGATGCGATCGCTGATATAACCCATGGCACCAATCGACACCATGTCGGCCAACACGATGTCCATGCGGCCCACGTAGTAGGCATCCCACAGCACATAGCCCAGGCCAGACTTGACGGCCACCATTTCTGACACGATCACCGCTGTCCACGAAATGCCAAGGCCAATACGCAAACCGGTGAAGATCGACGGCATCGCCGCTGGCAACACCACGCGATACAACAGCTGCGCGCGACTCGCGCCCATCATCAAAGCAGCACGTACCAAATTGCGATCGACATCACGTGCGCCTTGTGTGGCGTTGACCACGATGGCATAAAAGCCACCTAGGAAAATGAGAAAGATCGAACCCACATCTCGGATACCAAACACGGCGATGGAGAAGGGCAACCATGCTGTGATGGGAATGGGGCGCAAACTTTGAATCAAGGGGTCGAGCATTTGCGAAATGAACTTGCTCCAACCAATCAACAGGCCGAGTGGCACGCCGACCAGTGCAGCCAACACAAAGCCTTGTGCCACACGCATGGAGGAGTACTCCACGTTGGACAACCACGTGCCGAGGTAGGGGTTGAGGCCCAGACCGGCTTGTCCGAAGATCCAGCCGTGCCACCCCTCAACCACCTTCAAAGGCGTAGGCAGTATGCCGGCCATGCCGGGCATATTGCCCATCACCTGCCACAGCACGACAACGGCGGTGGGTACCACCAGTCCGAGCAGCAGTTGCTTGAAATGTGCCGTTGTCTTCATGGTGTGTCCTTGCACTTACTTCTTGATTTCTTTGGCCATGCTGTCGTCATACAGCTCAGCCGCTTCTTTGGTCACGTCTTTTTGCACGATGCCTTGCTTGAACGCAGCCTCAGCCAAACGACCCACCTGCTCTTTGTTGAGCACGCCGCCGAGTTTGATGATCTTGGCTGATTCTTTGGTCACACTCAGTGGCAGACCTGTGTACTTGGCATAGGCATCTGCGAATTGGTCGTTGTTTTTCGCCAATTGCTCCTCCACTTTGAGGTAGGCCCACAAGAAGCGACGCACCAATTCTTTCTTAGTCGCCATGGCTTCGCCCGAAGCGGCCAACATGCCCAACTCTGCGCCCACGGAACGTGACTGGCTGTAATCAAGCTTGGTCGCGAAATACGCATCGCCTTCGGCAACAGCTTGAGATTCAAAGGGCTCCCACAACACCATCGCATCAATGTCGCCACGCTTCATGGCTTGCACAAATGCTGTCCCGCCGCCTTGCACGTTAACGGGCGAGAACGAGGTGTAAGGAATGTTCTTTTCAATCAAGGTCATGGCCCATTGGAACCACACGGCTGATCCGGGTGCGATGGCAATTTTCTTGCCATTGATATCACCCCATTCGTCGATCTTCACGCCTTTGCGCACCACCAAAAATTTGTTGGAGCTACCCACACCGGTCAAACCGATCAAGTTCTTGCTGCCTTGCGCCGCCACGATGGCCAAATCGCCAGGTCCAACGGCCGACACATCGACCGAGCCCGACAGCAACGCGGTACGTGCATCGGCGTAGCGCACAAACTCTGCACGCTTGACTTCAATGTTGAGCTTCTTGAGCTCCTCTTCCAGCATCAGCATAGGCGCCAAGTGGCCCACTTTGACAAAGCCCACACTGAGGACTTCTTTTTGTTTCATGGGTGCGGGGGAGGGCCCTACAGCCAAAGCAACGGTGGCTGTCAATGACAGCGCAATCGTGAGCAGGGTTCTTAAAGATTTCATCTTCTTCTCCATGGGGTGGTTGATTCAATGGCCGGTGAACTGAGGTAGCCGCTTCTGTGCAAAAGCCAGTCGGCCCTCGGCATAGTCGCTGCTTTTGAAACACGCATCTACGGCCTGATCGATGCGTGTGATTTGAGAGGTGTCGCCATCTGCAATGCACAGCATGGCTTGCTTGGCGGCTTGAACCGTGAGGGGAGCGTTCTGTGCAATTTGCAAAGCCACATCGGCGCAATGCGCGAACACATCGTCATGCACTGAGTTGACGATGCCAATGTGTGCAGCCTCTGCTGCGCTGTAAATCTTGGCGGTATAAAAAGCTTCTGCCGCCGCTGTGGGCCCGAGGTTTTGCACAATGCTTTTCATGCCCTGGTAGCCATAGCCCAAGCCCAAGCGTGCGGCAGGCATGCGGAACTTCGATGTAGGGCCCGCATAACGCAAATCGCAACTCAATGCCAAGCCCAAACCGCCGCCATAACAAATACCACTGATGGCAGCAATGACAGGGACGCGACAACGGGTGATCGCCTCTTGCGCCTCCGCCACGCTTTGGTTGTAGTGAGCGACCGATGCGTCTGAATTTCGCTGGGTTTCAAATTCGCTGATATTGGCGCCGGACACAAACGCACGTTCACCGGCACCACGCAAAATCACAGCACGCACATCGGGCTGACGTTCAATCGCGTCAAACGCTTGGCCGAGCGCAATCCACATCGACAAGCTCATGGCGTTGTAACGCTCGGCGTCGTCAATCGTGACCACGGTCACGTGCGCGTCGTGTGTGACGTGTATAGCCCCCATGCTTAGACCACCTCTTGTGTGTGAAATTGCTGAATCTCTTCGTCCGAGTACCCGGCTTCGCGCAGCACTTCATCCGTGTGCTCGCCCCATCCAGGTGCAGGCGCCACGACTTGGGACGGTGTGCGCTCTAAAACCACTGGCTGAGTGATGTACGCAATTTCCTTGCCAAAATTTGTCATCAAGGATTGTGTGACTTTCAAATGCTTCACTTGCTCATCTTCAAACACTTGAGGCACGGTGTAAACCGGACCAGCGGGAACGCCAATCTGGTTGAGCAAATCGACCCAATGCTTGACGGTGTTCTTTTTAAACTCAACTGCAATTTGTGCATTCAAGCGTTCACGGTGTTGCACACGCAAAGGCTCGGTGCGGAATTCGGGATCAGCATACCAATCAGGTTTGCCCAAGGCATCACAAAAGCGTTTCCAGTTGCCCTCACCAGACGCGCCTAAATTGAAGCAGCCATCGTTGGCATCGAACAAGCCCATCGGCGAACTGGTGGGATGGTTGTTGCCCACTTGCACGGGGACATCGTTGTCGTTGAGGTAGCGCGCCATCTGAAAATCCATCATGGCAATTTGGGAGTGCAACAAAGAGCTGTGCACCCACTGGCCTTTGCCAGACACCTCGCGCTCCAACAGGGCCACCAAAATACCGAGGGCACAGTACAAGCCTGCACTCAGATCAGCCACGGCCAAACCAGCGCGAATGGGGCCGTGCTCGGGCTCACCTGTCACGCTCATCAAGCCGCCCATGCCTTGGATGATTTGATCGAATCCGGGACGCCAAGCGTATGGACCATCCTGACCAAAGCCAGAAATACTCGCCAAGATGA
This window contains:
- a CDS encoding enoyl-CoA hydratase encodes the protein MGAIHVTHDAHVTVVTIDDAERYNAMSLSMWIALGQAFDAIERQPDVRAVILRGAGERAFVSGANISEFETQRNSDASVAHYNQSVAEAQEAITRCRVPVIAAISGICYGGGLGLALSCDLRYAGPTSKFRMPAARLGLGYGYQGMKSIVQNLGPTAAAEAFYTAKIYSAAEAAHIGIVNSVHDDVFAHCADVALQIAQNAPLTVQAAKQAMLCIADGDTSQITRIDQAVDACFKSSDYAEGRLAFAQKRLPQFTGH
- a CDS encoding CaiB/BaiF CoA-transferase family protein — encoded protein: MPKIQASSALARFKVIDLSRVRAGPNCVRILTDFGADVIRVEPPEGVDPNEAMFAANRKGGDFQNINRNKRSMTLNLKKPGALDVLMRLVAEADVVVENWRPDVKTRLGLDYESLAKVNPRIILASISGFGQDGPYAWRPGFDQIIQGMGGLMSVTGEPEHGPIRAGLAVADLSAGLYCALGILVALLEREVSGKGQWVHSSLLHSQIAMMDFQMARYLNDNDVPVQVGNNHPTSSPMGLFDANDGCFNLGASGEGNWKRFCDALGKPDWYADPEFRTEPLRVQHRERLNAQIAVEFKKNTVKHWVDLLNQIGVPAGPVYTVPQVFEDEQVKHLKVTQSLMTNFGKEIAYITQPVVLERTPSQVVAPAPGWGEHTDEVLREAGYSDEEIQQFHTQEVV
- a CDS encoding polysaccharide deacetylase family protein, with the translated sequence MANPRIPYRFSNEGPQLAAPKEGAILVHLVVNVEHWQFDASMPRTIITPPHGKETVPDVPNFSWVDYGMRAGLPRIINAIHSRGLPASTSFNAGVIQAYPRAAEAMHQAGWEFIGHGVHQKALNHAEGEEALISTSLDMIESFTGKRPKGWLSPGLRESHDTPDILKKLGVEYVFDWVVDDVPHWMHTKNGPLMSLPYNLEVNDSIIYAIEKHASDEMFQRLSNTLRLFKRECAIQPRVLSLGLHPHLIGVPHRFESFERMLDLLMATPEVCFVTGEKMAQWYSAQVPAPSN
- a CDS encoding acyl-CoA dehydrogenase family protein — protein: MSRNDFPELREGVRQVVSAFDSRYWQEIDEARAFPEKFVTALTDAGWLSALIPEEYGGSNLSLTEASVIMEEINRAGGNSGACHGQMYVMGCVVRHGSKAQKEALLPKIASGELRMQSMAVTEPTTGSDTTQLKTVAVRQGDHYVVNGQKVWTSRLQHSDYMLLLARTTPLSEVKKKSEGLSVFLVDLREEVGKTITVKPIRNMVNHETNEIFIDNLRIPVENRIGEEGLGLKYILDGLNAERILIAAECIGDGYWFVDRATQYAKERVVFGRAIAHNQGIQFPIAKAHINVEAASLMRYEAARLFDAGLPCGAEANMSKLLAADASWEAANVCLQTHGGFGFAAEYDIERKFRETRLYQVAPISTNLILSYVGEHVLGMPKSY
- a CDS encoding ABC transporter ATP-binding protein, with product MSNITVQDLCKTYPGQPPVKALDHIDLDVPPGEFVALLGPSGCGKSTLLNLIAGFELPSSGILQVNQQAVQAPGPERGVVFQEAALFPWLTVWENVIFGPQMQGLPKAEYEERANEMLSIVGLHDFKNHLPVQLSGGMRQRVGIARILTLGSRVLLMDEPFGALDAQTRLTMQELLLSVWQKLKPTIIFVTHDIDEAIFLASTIYVMSARPGRIQSKINVPLARPRTVADTASEAFSAMKLDILNLIRHTHG
- a CDS encoding ABC transporter permease; translated protein: MKTTAHFKQLLLGLVVPTAVVVLWQVMGNMPGMAGILPTPLKVVEGWHGWIFGQAGLGLNPYLGTWLSNVEYSSMRVAQGFVLAALVGVPLGLLIGWSKFISQMLDPLIQSLRPIPITAWLPFSIAVFGIRDVGSIFLIFLGGFYAIVVNATQGARDVDRNLVRAALMMGASRAQLLYRVVLPAAMPSIFTGLRIGLGISWTAVIVSEMVAVKSGLGYVLWDAYYVGRMDIVLADMVSIGAMGYISDRIIVFIERKVLVWRILQSH
- a CDS encoding SDR family oxidoreductase, which gives rise to MNLELTGQRVLITGGSKGIGLAIAQAFAAEGAKPVLVSRDRANLAHAVQAIEAAHHITPEVFEADLGLPGSAEKLCQQVGDIDVLVNNAGAIPGGNIHDITEERWRQAWELKLYSYINLTRAYLPSMEKRGKGVIANIIGMAGAAPRYEYICGSAANAALIAFTQGLGGGTVRQGVRVFGINPSPTRSDRMQGMLQQQATTKLGDASRWHELTLALPFGRLAEPDEIAKLTAFCASPLCGYLSGSVINVDGGQMFTTPSK
- a CDS encoding ABC transporter substrate-binding protein; the encoded protein is MKSLRTLLTIALSLTATVALAVGPSPAPMKQKEVLSVGFVKVGHLAPMLMLEEELKKLNIEVKRAEFVRYADARTALLSGSVDVSAVGPGDLAIVAAQGSKNLIGLTGVGSSNKFLVVRKGVKIDEWGDINGKKIAIAPGSAVWFQWAMTLIEKNIPYTSFSPVNVQGGGTAFVQAMKRGDIDAMVLWEPFESQAVAEGDAYFATKLDYSQSRSVGAELGMLAASGEAMATKKELVRRFLWAYLKVEEQLAKNNDQFADAYAKYTGLPLSVTKESAKIIKLGGVLNKEQVGRLAEAAFKQGIVQKDVTKEAAELYDDSMAKEIKK